TGGTTCTGGGAGTTAAATGACTGCAAAGAAAACATAGGGGTATAGGAGAATGTTAATCCAGATTTACAATGCTGAACATGGTCACCCAGCACAGATTAAAGAACAAATACAATCACTCTATTCGCAGATGCCAGAATCACAAAGATCCTTTGTTGAGTCTACAACAAAACCCTGTGATTCAATgagtcatcacacacacacacacatacacataactACATGGTACTTGCAGTAGAGAGAATACTGGAGAGCTTTACTTTGCACTGCTGACTGAAATTCAGATGGGACTTTCTATTCATGCTTTGAagatgtcaaataaaaacaaatgattatCTGAGGTCGTTTAACTTTGGTGTCAACAAATACTCAAACAGAGCTGTGTCACACCACAGAAGAAAGCAAAACAGCCAGATGGAGATGAAGAAACGTACAATGCCTTCAGAGGATCTGATGCTGCCAGTAGAACAAGAAAATGCATCAGCCCGGGTGCTGGAGGTCACCTTTGACGGCCTGCAGACCCAGGACCAGCTCGAGGAAACCGATGTGTGGTtgatggaggagggagatgaTTCCGTGTTCTACAGTGACGAGGACCAAACTCATCAGGACAGAAAATCAAACGCATCTTGTGATTTTGGTGCTAAAAAGACCAAGGGTGCTGTGACTagtgaagcagctgaagaaCCGACCTCACAGAAGGAAGATGATCCAGGAGCAGAAGCCGTTATTGACAAGGGAAAtagagagatggagaaggaggtGTTCGTTCAGGCTGAACAAGCAGCTGTGCGTCAGTCCGATCCTGCAGAATCTCTACAACCAGACAGCACAAGTgcagacatacaaacacagcacaagctgaatatttcatcagaAACAGGTACGGTGgcagtatgtgaaccttatgaaaattcgtggttttctgcattaatttgtcagaaaatgtgatctgatcttcatctaagggTCTGCAGAGTATTAacaatataatgtgcttaaaaaaataagtaaaaaaaaaatcagatcattcatgtctttattgagaacagctATAAAAAGCTCATAGTGCTAGtgtagtggaaaaagtatgtgaaccctctAAATTAATAACtgttgtcctgttgcatcacccaacttctacagagtttcagctgatgtacagacattctcacattattcagAAGAatcttttgatacacttgggaattcatcttcgCCCCAATCGCTGCAAACTGTTGTTCggtgttttacctactgtagaccCATGAACAaggatgttagccagttccaatgatgccttcaaatctaTTGCTGTCATTAGGAGttgtttcttcacctcattaatgagtgtttgttgtgctcttgggggtcattttgactggtcgcccacttcttggtagagtagccacagtcccaaagtgtctccatttgtagattgtttgtctaactgtagactggtgaacgctttccagctttatgtaaatcagcaattcttgatcgtagatcctctgaaagctccttttggagAGTTGTGGCTCAAATAAGTGTATTCTTTTTGTGAGCAGCAAACTTAAAAGGTTTGagtagtttttgtcagtcaaagtaggTCTAGTCCACACCTACTAACAAATCTTCTAAACAAGACTCCAGCTATGCTAGCGCCTGACTCCAGTTATGTTTTTTTGGTCAATattcaaacatacacatactttttttactggcactatgaggtttttatggttgttttttttgtataattatatattatattattatatatggcacatcatatttgttaatactcttgacttagatgaagattaggtcacattttatgacaaatgaatgcagaaaaccataaaattgcAAAGGTTCACATACGTCACTTCGTAATCTCTTATTCTTGCCACTATATTTGTTTACAGAAATCAAAGCAGATCACTCTCTTCCTTTCATTTCCAGCAAATGTAGAGACTAAAGAGGAAAAAGTGTTGCTAGAGACTCAGACACCAAACAGCGAACCCTTCGACATGTGCTGTGATGTGAGTTATACAAGGCTGAACGGGGAAGAAAATGCCCTAGAACAGATGCCGAGTGCTGAACTCCAGACAGCAGGCAACAGGCAACTTGAGGTAAACCAGGAGCCTGAGCCGGACCACAACTTCCATGTTCCTGTGGGATCTCATCATGGCCCCAGTTCAGGCTACTCTACTCTGCCTCTGCCGAAGAAATCcagtcacagtgacagtgaccaCACTTCCTTTGACCATCTCACATCCTCGAGATACAGCACAGTGTCCTACCGCAAGATCCGCAGGGGCAACACCCGGCAGAAGATAGAGGAGTTTGAGTACATGATAataaatttgtaaaaaaaaaaaaaaaaaatgttttgatatcCTTTTCAGGAAATTAAAACTGCTGGACATGATCAATAACCAAAAAATGAGCATGAGAGGAGAGTGATCGCACATGCAGCTCACATGGTACACAGTTGACCTATTTATTTGTTGTATGAGCTTGAAGCCTACTTGTAGATTAGTAGCATAGAAAATCTCACACTGGGGTCACGTTAACCTTCCGGCTCACGCAGTATCTGCTGTGTAGCATCTGATCGTTGAGGAAGGTAATCTGATATTTAAGaggcattttgtgtttttcattagtttaGCATGAAAACATCTTGTTATGTGAGGACAGTGGAttaaagaaataagaagctcAGGGCTTTATAATCCTACTAGTGATATTATCTAAGATCTTATTTGGTATTAGAGCATCAGCATCTGAACCTCTGGAGAGTAAATGAGTAGTGAAGCTATTACAGTTAAGTAACTGATTAACTAAGCACACACTCTTTTAGTGTATTATCCTAATGTGtagtggataaaaaaaaattaaaaataaagagaaacacgCTATTAAAATGGTATCAttgtcatcattttcattttctttcttaagAAATTGCATATACATCACACAGTCATGAAATCACAGCACAGGTTTATTGGGTGTTTTGATTCAACACTTCCCTCTagtgacaaaaatacaaaaaaacaaacaaaacaaaaaagtaaaaagacattttaacaacaaaaatctACACCTAATTAccacatcatttaaaaaccaGAAAAGCAGCCGTTTTTCCCAACACAAAGTTCCAGACATATTGTTTTACACAAATTACAAAATTCTACTCCTTATCCAGATCCAGCAGAGCAAACACAAGGCATTGTTGATCCTTTTATCTTTGGCAGAGAAATTATATGTTGCTCTAATGAGCTTATCGGATGGAGTTGTCTCCCGGGGAGCCCCGTGCACAGTGAAATTTTTAAACAACACCAGGCCCCAGTCTCTTTCGTCTGGCACAAACGTTTCAACCCAAGGTCAGCTGATGCTTaagtaataatagtaaaaaaaaaaaaaggcacattGCACATCCCCACACCATCTGCTTTACACCACAATATTTACCGCCACTACAGTGTTTCCCACTTCCTCAGGACGGTCCTGTGTTCTGAGGCTGGACCACAGACTGCACCGTGGTGTTAAGTCACTTGTAgttcatgtttaaaacataaatcttATTGTCCTATCACTGAGCATGGTAGTGTGTAAACTGCCACTTCTGAAAGGCGTTGGTGGGTTCACATGGATTTAGGCGAAGAGTGTCACTTTGAGGCCCTGCCTCCAGGCACATGTGGTGGGAGACAAACTCTGTGATGAGGTGCTCCGCCTTCAGaaggaaaaaacaggaaacccAATTAATGGAAAAACCTTTTCGTCTCTAAACACCCCCTGATTCATGAACAATATCATTTTTCatccaacaacaacatttagCTTCCTTCTTTGTTCTTACAGAAtttctaaaataacaaaagctgtgaaaggagagaaaaacaaagacaggagaCAAAGTAAGAGGCACACCCGAAGTCGACCTACCAGGGCTAAGTTGGACGATTTGTGGAACCAGCGCAGCTCAGGCTTGACGTTGTCACATAATCGTAAAGCAAAGCCGTTTCCTGAGCCTTGGGGTGCGACACACAGGTCCTGTTGTCGAATGTGCCTCATCCAGGTGTAATTAAAGTGCTGACTCTGTaaaccagaaacagacaaagagaggagTGGCAGGGATATAATTATGCTTCATGAAAACTGAAGGATTTGGAGTGAggcagctcagctcagcagcAC
This Anabas testudineus chromosome 21, fAnaTes1.2, whole genome shotgun sequence DNA region includes the following protein-coding sequences:
- the LOC113173522 gene encoding ermin-like; the encoded protein is MEMKKRTMPSEDLMLPVEQENASARVLEVTFDGLQTQDQLEETDVWLMEEGDDSVFYSDEDQTHQDRKSNASCDFGAKKTKGAVTSEAAEEPTSQKEDDPGAEAVIDKGNREMEKEVFVQAEQAAVRQSDPAESLQPDSTSADIQTQHKLNISSETANVETKEEKVLLETQTPNSEPFDMCCDVSYTRLNGEENALEQMPSAELQTAGNRQLEVNQEPEPDHNFHVPVGSHHGPSSGYSTLPLPKKSSHSDSDHTSFDHLTSSRYSTVSYRKIRRGNTRQKIEEFEYMIINL